ctcccggacatttctgtaagtacttccGAAACGAGAAAAGTTTTTTACTGtttaaataataatcttgggcaaactgagagcacagaatcatttacagacgctatctctttaccgaatacgtacagtgaacgccgctgcgcgcggtcgccgcgatggagtctcccgaaccggcttcttgcgtgaaaggtaggtaaacgctgagagcaaactgtgTGAATTATGTTCTTATAgcgtttgtataactaaatgtagcgtaatagaatgaagcctcaatgcagcgatcgcacagattcgcagcgaccgactgcgcgtctgcatgcttgtccgcccactgtttcgctttcgcaccgtgccatgagctttacgCCGCAGAGTATGAGCATTTGTctagtacacaagcaaccattgttgcgcgggcgctatcagagctgttcaaaaataatttcattgtagagacttcggcGCCTACGgagatgtgccgtcgcgacgattcaatcttttttcttcttctaaattcttggacatttcgatattatttctcgagttgcgtctcactgtatgtttagcggtgttctcagcgtgctatttcccgctgcttcttttttgtaatccagtgcattaattcttaacacaaacatgaccttaTGTCATACTTTTTTATAATGCGCTTCTtacgctccctttccactccagtgaacttgccagtatctatagcatcgacaagttcatcgaCCAAACCGAGTCGGGCAGTGAACTcgggcgaacgtctcagtgcgcgttttccgaagatCGCAGACgcagcgccgtagcagaaatcttcctcgcgtctgtgcttgctgcatacccgagttgtagccgatgactgtttgccagttttatgtttcgcgagccaagcttcacgcagcttgtcctgcggctacgtgtgaatgaggctgacaccgggctccgttgcgtacgtccggcattgcggcaccgagcagtagcctaccatgttgcgcgccttcaaaggcagccactacctattgcagtgctttcaagcgttgtaaaggagacactcgaagcgggaaaatctcgccactaaatgaggaccgcagcgtacgagggaatttaaactctcgttttcagctcgctttggCGCTCCCGACGCAACCGACGCGGCCGCTAcctccacgtgatccctaatagcacgtcacgccgacggtggcgccagcttttccagtggtggagctcgaggccaataatTTTACCGAGAACTAACGTTCAATAATGCAGCTGTTTGGGGGTGTTGGTAAGACGTGACAAAAACCTTTTAAGCGCACGACCAGACGAGTACGATGAAAGAACACTAGCGCTCCTGCGTCTCCCGTCTTCATTCACCGTCCTCGTCTGGCTGTGTGCTTGAAAGGTTTTTCTGTTCAGAACTGCCGCGGCCCAGCACCTAAGCTAGCACATGCATTTTAATGCATTTTGGGGCCACGTCAAACAATGCTCTCAGTTCATGTTTGAAACTTTGCTGCTCCCCAGTGCAAACTGACACATGATGACCACTGGGAGGACCTTGACCACACGAGATATTCAGGCTGCTGTGTATGTTGATTGGAACCGCAAAGATAGCGCCACCAGTTTGAATACACTAGAGCTGTTGTATTAGTTGCACAGGCACACTACGCAACACATTCAGGCCGCCCAGTGGTGCTGCATTCCGGACACTTGTCAATTTCCATCTTGCTGTCAAATTCAGCACCTTCTCGGGTCAGATTGGCCAACAGGGCTACCACGGCATCTCTCATTAGCTTGAAACACCTAAGTGGGGAAATTGACTATTTGCAAAAACGGTGCTACGCATGTGCAAGAGAGGTATTTTCCAATCAAATAAGATCTCGATAACAGAATAGAAGAAGGAAGTATTGTTACATTCAACACATTGGCTTATGCCATTGCCGAACCCTGCACATGCCTCGACTCTACCAGAGTTTGGTGATGGTAAAGTCTGTTGAACGGAAACATATATGTTCCCCAGTGACCAGTACGTTAGTGTGTTGGGTGACTGCGAGGCCGTGAAACTTTCtccaatttctgaaaaaaaattttgtgctTGTGCTTTCTCCCTTGAATGGCTTTGGGCAACTGCACTTGCAAGGCAGTTGACAGATTTTCGCAACTTCTCACTCTGATAGGTCATCCGTCTCCGTCTACCACTTCTGGTTCTATTAAATTTGTTCGGATGTGAATGGACACGTGTATCTCTTGGTGTAACAACACAACAGTGTATTGGGACATATTTTGTCCAACTTTTGAATTATCCAAACTGGAATTCTTAGTTTCTACGAACCTGCATTCAACTATGCTGCCTCGAGCTCTGAACTTGGTCTTGGTCATTTTACCACGCCTTCCACAAGTCACATGGCCACTGCACGTACTGCACCACGAACCAATGTGGACTGTGGTGAAGTTAATGGACTGAAGTTCTGTGCAGGCTACCTTGGTCACATGGTACATACTGCCCTAGCAAGGTGGCAGCATGCAAGgacctaaaaaaaaaaggcttttaaGGAGACACTGGAAAGAGAAACGCTCAACCAGCTCAAACTGATATTCTGTCAGAACTGTTATATAAATTTCAATAATTCATGCAGTAGGTTGATTATAACAACATGATTAACATGTCGGAGTGATGTCGCAGATTTCAAAATATGGTATCTCGTATTTCGGACATTGTGGCTTAGTAAAAGCTCTTGAAACTTGCCAGGTTTATTCTCTGGATCTCTTAGAAAACATATGTATAGTCCATCTTTACTGATTAGAATGATAAAGAATTGCCTAGGCCTGAGCAGATGCCATCACAACTTGTGACGCCACGGCAAATGGGTGTGCCAACTTCAAGGCGGGGTTGCCACTCGTGATTTGTTTCTGCACCTTTTCAGGCTTGCCAGGCCTTCTGCGATAGTCGCTACTTGGCTATCGCAGACACCCAATTCTTTAATGTGCCTCATCGTTTCCCTTTAAAATCCCTTCAAAGGGGCACTGAAAGGGAACGTTAAGCcgagctagattgaaagattaggcttGTTTAACCCTGTGAGGGTTAAAACTTTTAAATTGTAGTTTCCAGAAATAGGAAGTGATCGAAAACTTTTGAACACAGTCAAAATTTATTGCAAACAATACTTTGTCTCAAAGACACTTTATTTACACACACAACAGTACATGCGCAAACAAGCTCCACAATGAGAGATCAAGAAACATTTCTAGAGCAAAATTTGTGGTCAACATGTTTCCACAAAAGTGTGTTTCACGTGTGGAGAGTATGAGAGCACAGGCAGAAATGTCTGCTACTGTCCGAGATGTAGAAAAATATGTCTAGTTTTTCTTTACAGTATGGTACTCTGGAAGCAGGACTCGGTGCAGTGCGCCTTGTTGCATGAATCACGTGTCCTCTCTTTGCTTCGGGCACTGGCTACACCTGCGCTGTGTGTGGCTGCCTTGGGCAAATGGAAAGCTACTGGAAACACGGTAGCGGTGGTCGTAAAAGACGATCCCATCACTTCCACGCATGCCTTGAATGTAGCAGACGAAGCGCGCGCGACCACTTGAATGAGCACTCGGAGGTTAGCAAGCCAAGTTGTGCACCCTCGTGAGTGGAGATGCAATTTCAAATAAGGTTGTGTGACTACATATGTTAAACATGCACGAAATATTAAACATAAGATCGCCCCACCCCTACAGGATCGTACATGTACAGCAGAAACGAAGCAGGACAGATCAGCAGACTTGTACATGTATTGCAAAAACCCCTCAAGGTGTTTCTAACATATTTGTCTATTGTAACGAGAACCAAGCTTtcgtaggcgaaaaaaaaaaggcaaagtgGCACCACCTGTGTTAGACTAGGGTACCTCTCATGTGATGTCAGCACAGTCTGATTCACAGAGAGGTCGCATGAAGATTACGCCACTCTGACCATATTGGGACGGGCTGTTCAAATTGAGTAGCATCAGCACCTATGGCGGCAATTGTCTGCCCAACGAAGTGGAGTACTTACACAAAGAAAACAATTTTTCGAAATGAGACAATGATCTGGTAGCAATTTCAAATAAGGTTGTGCGACTTTACAGAGATGGCAGCAACTCTCAACAACCACTAGTGTTGAACATGCGCGAAATATTAAACATAAGATCGCCCATTAATCTATTGATCTAGCTCGAATCGAGGACTTGTTTGCAGCACATGCAAAGGCGCACTTGAGCTACAAGGCAGGTACATTTTTCTCTTTCAGCACACTGATTTATATGCACGCGTACACAAACTGCCATCCTGCAGGTATCCCGATCGGTAGGTACAAACTCCTACAGCAGGCTCTCTGGAATGTCGGCACGCTGGGGGTAACTAAGCTGGGTGCCGGGTGACTGGACCGTGATGCTGGCAATGTCGCACGCCTTCTTGATGATGTCCGCCAAGGGCACATCACGGTGCCGCACGTAGTGGTACGCAAACGCCCCGTTGAATGCATCGCCAGCTCCCTGTGCAAGCAGACAGAAAGAGGGTTGATTAATTGATCAATGACCGATTGATCAACGATCAAATCAATTGGCATAGTGCTCCAAAGCAACACAAAGACTACGAGACACTGTAGAGGAGGGGGCTACAATTAATTTTGCCAACGTGGAGTTCTTTTTTAGCATGCATGCAGACATCATTACATGACTGCCTTTGCATTCTGTTCCCAATGATGTAATGGTGCATTGGGAATTGAACCTAcaacctcctgctcagcagcagcCATAGCTGCAGAGCCACTACAGTCGACCACAAAAGTTGATGGGACAAGGGATTAACGGAAAGCTTTATTCCTAAAAATCTTGGATGCATAGCTTTGAATTGAAAGTTTTAATCTAAAGCACTTTATTGCGACTCGCATGGCGATTCACTAGAAGCAACGTGCCTTAACGAAGCAGAAATTTACACTTGTCGTGGAACCCAACTTTCATGGCCAACTGTACTTGCACAAGCAAAAGCAACTCGTCTAAACTCGCACGAGTAATGTACTAACCGTTGTATCCTCCACGTCAACCTTCTCAGCTGGGATGTGAGTGAGCAGGCGATTGGCACTGGTGCAAAAGTAGGCGCCCAGCTCACCGACGGTCATTATCACCGTGTGGCACCCCTTGGCCAGCAGAGCGTCCGCGGCAACCTGGCACTCAGCCTTGGTGTTCACCTTCAGGCCGGTGAGTTTGCTGGCCTGGATCGAGATGAGGACTTATCAGTGCTTCATTTTAAGCTGCACCAACGATAGTTCACGGGAGTATCAATGCATTTTGCCACGGATATCGAGGACATAGTGCTCAAGAGTGGTGCCACGCACAGGATTTCTGCTTTACTGCTCAGCTTTAAATCCACCATCAGGACATGCTTTAAAGTAATCAATTAGAAAGGTAATTAGTGGGATTTCCTTAACTAACCTCACTCGGCAATCTGCCTGACAAGTAGCATCCACCTCTGAGTAACACAGCTTAATGCGACACAACTGCGGTATCTGCCGCAGGACATCTTTAATAAATGAGTCTGTTTCCATTAAGAGGAATAACATGGCACAGTGCTCGGACGGCAATGCACGCACCTCAGTCTCGTTAAGGCAGAGGATGTCGGTCAACTTGTAAATGTCGTCCGTCATTGTAGGATcgtacggagcagcgtttacaaATGTCGTCACTgcagtggaagaaaaagaaaataaattaaagCTGGGGTTGAATAAATACACTGCAAATAACTAAACCAATTGGCCCTGCCATAGCCAGGGCAACACTCTGGCTTCAGCTGTTGGCACGAGAGCTGTTGCCCGCGCCCATTAGCGTTCCTGCCGAGCAGATGTGTGCAAACCACACCGTTATTTGCAAGCACTGGTCCGAGTGCAACGAGCAGCAGTGGTTAAATTCATCTAATCCTTTTTTTGGCCGATGACAAATGCCAATGGTTTTCCTTTGCTCACATCGCGAGCACCATCGAGATACGACGCCTGCATCACCGATGGCGGTGCTCTTCATCATGCCAACAATGCTTGCCGTCCCTTTCATTGCTTCACCTTCAGGTGAAATTCGAACTAGAACAAAAACATCATGGTAACGTATGCCTTGTGCACAGTCAACATATTGATTGCAGTGGTTAATGCTGCAGCTGTTCTTTTTCCCTGACCTTGCTACGTGCTGGGCATTTAAAGGCTAACTGCAAGCAAATTTTGGACCACGTCAAAGAGGCCTAGTTCACGCTAATGTAAATAACGAGGAGCTGCCGCGCGAAATCTGACATTTGAAATACAAGTGGAAGCGCCCTTGCAAAAATAGCAGCGTTTTTCGTACCAAatctggagaaaaaaaatgcgACATTACTGCTTGTCAGAAGTAATGCATCACCTAAAATGTGTGGCACCTCAGCATAATCTCCGAGATAGGGGGGTGCCCGTGGCGTACTGAATTATCCCGGAGGTGATGTGTTGGCACTTATGTCACACCGACAGCTACCGCATCATCTGCTTAGGTgttgtttaaaggctgctaacaaaaaaaaaaaaatgcattaccAGCATtccagctttgccaagattgcttcagtgcCACGTATACTACTCATTTAGCCAATGCAAATTTAGCCAATGTGGAATTTCGTTACGGTATAAGTGCCCGAATGGAATGTCATTAAGCTAGCATGCCCTTCATGTACCATTATACTTTCGAGCAATCTTCAGGGCCTCCATCATTGTCTGTCTGGAGCATTCGAAGAGGGCCACCAGAATCTTTGCGTTTTTGATCACTTGCTCGGCATCTTGCACGTCTTGCGGCAGGAGCAGTGCCGCAGCTCCGGGGACGTAGACGATGCAGTTATGACCTGTAATGAAAGTAAAATTTAAAAGATATTAATTTCCGTCGTCTGCACTCGTCGTTTAGAAAAAAAGTCTGGGCAGCACTACAATTCATGACATCATGAGAAGCTGGTGCGGAAATTTCTAGCTGCCATCGTCCACTATCATTTCTTCATGCGTTCCGTTTTACCAAGCCTCATATACCATCAGACATAAACAAAAAAATGTAATTAATTATTGGATTTATCAAAGTAAGTTTTAAACTTTGTTAAAGCATTAAtttaattaatgaatgaatgaatgatataCATGTACTGTACATCATGTATACGCACTAGCTATCACGGTATAGTACTTTTAGTGTAAAATTGTATGATTGCTTGTTCATGTCATGAATACTGGATTCCTATGGAAAGGACCATGCACTCATTTATTCAAGCAAACACTGCTGAAGGCTCTTAGTGGACTATAAACTGTCAGGAGTTGCAAAAAGAAGCTGCTTTCAGTCCCACCTTTCTTCGTTACAATGATGTTGGCCGTGGCATTGTTTGCCCTTGTGTCTGCCGGCCTGACGTGATCTAAAAGACAACAGATCGACATGCAGATGGCATGAACACGCTTTGACAGAAGTAAATTCTAGAtcaggagcagacgacagcaCACACCTGTGTTAACTTTAATATCACGAAGGTACTGCAAGTAGTCCTTTCCAATCTTGTCACTGCCAACCtgagcaaacaagaaaaaaatgctgaTATTGGGCAGTCTTACATATTTTGCAACTGGGATTGTTTTACTCTTGAGGCAAGCAGTGTGCAAAAACATCATGAAGGAAAGGAAAGATAGACAcagcttgtcttttctttctgtgcctattgtttctttatttttatgaaCAGGCAAACGATATGCAATAACATCAAGACATATACAAAGGTGGCTGTTTGAATTAAGAGATCAAAAGCAGCTCATTGATACTGTAGTTGAGAAAGAAGTGCAGAATCAGTTATACCAATATCGCATCTGACACGAATGTACCTTCACTGAACTCAATATTCGTTATGCATTCGTTACATGCCAATATTGGCAAGGAAATTTTggatttacttcgttatatccactaATTTGTTGATGTTTGATTGTAATGAATGCACAGAATTGATAATTCATGTTCTGTTAAagtaacagaatgggtgccaaggtaaATGAAACACATTAGAGGATGCCGTATGTATTACAAGATGAAGTTTGAGGTTAAGAAATATGCATGCTTAGGATCGGTTTGATCTCCACAGATACTTCGAGAtttctgggagaggcctttgtccaaCTCAGACTTCTGCTGCTGCAGACGATGACGACGGAGATCGACAAACCAGGATCTTGAAAATAATCCTACTCCTATTCCATTTCATGCGTGCTTCAACTTGATTGGTGCATCTACAATCACCAGGCGGCGAGTGGAAGTTGATGACTGAAAGGAATCACTGCATTATGCTGGCCTGCTGTTAACCATTCTCCTCACTGTTTGAACGACTCAACCACGTGCAGAACCTGGGGTGCACACATTTGGAAAAGTGATACCGCTCTGTTTTTTGGAACAAATTGATTGTCTGCATGCAGGTCATCAATGCCGCTATTTTTAAGGGCCATTCAGGCATTCCATAGTGCTGGCTGAGCTCAGCAAGGTGTAAGTGAATCAGTTTATTGTGCAGCTTTATTTTGTTGTGCTAATGACTGTAAAGCAACCTGCCAACATATGACAATTAAAGCACTGCTTTTTGACTAAGCTGCCTTGCCATTTTGGTGGAACAAGGCAGCAGTCTTAAAGCGCTGCGTGATGGATAAATTAAAAGTGCAAATCAGCGATACGTGATTAGGCAGGATGTGAAGCTAAGGTAAACTCTGGTGTTACACACAATTTTATGATGCCACAGAAGGGACAACGTCAGCTCTTCTATAAAGTACAATTTCTTCTGTGGTCATTACCTGTACGATAAGCACCAATAAAGCAAAGTTACGTATACGCAAATTTTGAGAAAGGCGCAAGCTCACTTTTGCGATCATGCTGCATGTCAATCCCATGCGAGCAGCCATGACACAGGAATTGGCTCCCTTGCCGCCATGACCCATGACAAAGTCATTACCAATCAGCGTCTCCCCAGGTGCGGGGAAGCGATCAGCATAGCTGTGAAAGCAAAAAGCAAGGATAAATTCACTATATGTGAGCATAGAATTACACAGGTGTGTATTCATTAGTTTGAATTAAATGTTGCCATGGATCTTGTCCTTTCATTCAACCATAAACACTTAATTGCTGATTCTCTCTTGTTCTCAAATTAATACTATCCATTATCCCTTATACACCTGCTGGAAGATATACATTTCTGGGATGtagccagtgggggggggggggggcgcacccCTCCTCCCCGAAATTCTCATGCCCAGTCTCTCCCCCACTCTCTTTCTCCCTTTTCCCTTTTTAGAAAAAGTTCCTGGGGGCACTGATCGAGTTATTTTTGTAGCATGCAAGAATCGATATGTGACTCTGGGGGTTGACATGTGCCATTTCTGCAGCCGTTACCTGATCAGATCGACCACGCAGGCTCCAAGAAATACAGCTTCGATAGTCTTGACATCCGTCTGCTTGACCTCGGCGTATTTCTCCTGTTTGGCGTTGTCGCGCTTGACATCCCCGTGTTTGCTGGACGGCTTCGGTTCATTCATGTCGCGATCACGTCAGGCCGTGCGGTAGTTGCTCGATTCCTAGAGTAGTGCCAGCTACGAGCCCAGCTGCGCGTGGAAGCGCGCATCGACGATTGAGATGATGacgcttatcttttttttttttttccctgagaTCCTAAGCTGTTTCAACACGACCTTCGCTAGCGAGGCAATAAGCGTTGTGCAACGACTTCCAACGTACGAAGGTAACATTCTGTACGGCTTTCAACACTCCCTGGTTTCGTTTTACGGCGCCTTCAAAACAGCTGGTTGTGAATTGTTGCACGAAATTATTACAATGGAAGCAATATCGCAAGAAGATCTCAAGGATCAGCGGGGATTAACGTACCGTATTAATCGTCCTTTAACAAGTGAATATAAGGTACCACCATCCCAACGCAGCAGTTGCCATGCGCGGCAAGATAAAGCAGATTTAATTATAAAAACAAAAGTCACACGAAAGAGTAATTCATTTGCTTTAGAGATATAGTAAACGCTCTGCTTTTTACAGGCGTAGACACACTTGCCTAATATGACTTATTTTTGGCAGTCCACAATGTGCACTACATCATGAATACCAGCACACCTCCGCGAGAATGCGCAGACGTCAGCGGTGAGTTTTAGTTTTGCAATTTGAAAACAAATGCCATGTGCGTACTACAATGGACACTCCTACTTCTCCGAAATCTGTCACATTTTCTCCTGTTTCAGGTAGGGGCGCTTGCGTTTACTTCGATCCTGTCACTACACATTTCAGGTGCAAATGTTAACCAACTAACCAAAGACGGGAGTTGTTTTATCGGACGTATGTGCGTGTTTCGCGTACAGATCGCAGCGCTACCAGCTCTGCCAAGGGCAACTTGACCGGTATCGCCCGAAAGATAAAAGACAGCTGCGCTGACATTTACAACTTGTCGCAGAGATGGGACACCCTCCGAGCCAACGGAGCCGTACTGCTGAATAGGATAGCCGGCGCGAAGCTGAAAAGGCAAGTGTGGGCGAGGACCTTTTCAGCGCTCAGCCGGTCACGTGTGAACAAAACAAAGGCGCCCGTCTCTGTTTCACATGGTGCGATTTCGCAGATGCGGCAAATGCACTGTCGGCTCTTCTGTACGTGCGATTTCTTTCAGTATTCGAAGGCACTTCACTTTTGTATAGCTTCCTCTACACAAGTGCATCAGTGAAGGATGGTCCAAGAATTGGGCAGTTACCAGAAAATGAATAAAATATAAGTGCACAAGATAAAAGACTATCGGGAAAGACGTGTTCAAAGTAAAACAGTCACTGAAGTGAATCGAAAAATGCTTAAAAAAATCATATGAAATAGTTTCTGGCTTCTTTTACGTTGTTTTCATAttcgaagaattttttttttagttatgcaGATCTAATGCACATGTTGGACTATGTGAAACAAAGCTTTGGTGGGGTGTACAGCTGTGCTTGAATTCATCCTCTGCAACGTCTGATCTCATGCAGTTTATATATTTATTCACTACACCGCCCACAAGCTATGCTGAAATGCAAGCACGAAATCAGGCGGCTGGAGAGTGTGAATCATACAAGCAAAAATGTCACTAGGACAAAGGCAATGTATggtgcttgtcgagggaagaatggcaGTGACTCGTGTCCGCACAGAGAAGTATGACACATATCTAGCTACATTGAAGGATTCTTTACTGAGCGTGTCGTAGTGGAACACACCCATTCTGGAGGAAGGGCCAAGATTGGACATGCTCCCAGTAGCACCTATcaaatggctaaatcaaagaaaatcatGACATTCAAGTAACTCAGCGACTACAATGCACTATTACACAAAGAGCTCTAGCTGTCTACTTCAGAGGTATTTATGAGCCGACATCATATGTTCAGGTTTTGTGTAAGAATTTAGGTTATTTAATTTACTGGCGCTACCTTGTCTGTCAGCATACAGTGCCTATATAGGTTTGTTTGCTGATCTTGCATTCAGTGGACACATAATCCACAAACATATCTGCCGAGAAATATGGAAGTTACTATTGTGGGATAGCTGCTTGAAACACAGTACAGTTTCATGAAATTCATGTCAGTAGGATTACTGTTTTACTGGTTACCATGACAGTAGGATTTTTACATCACCTGTATTACATGCTGCAAACTTGCACTGTGCTTCGCACGCAGCTGCGATTTCTGCAAATGAGAACTTTGCATTGCCATTCACGGTGGCTGAAATTTTTGCATTTGGGAGAAATTTGGTTTTTCCGCTGAGCTCTCACAAATGCAAAAATTGCAGCTACCATGAACAGCAGTGCGAAGTTCTCATTTACAGAAATCGCAGCTGCGAGAAGCACAGTGCAAGTTTGCAGTATGTGAAACAGGCAATGTAAAAAATCCTACTGTCGTGGTTACCCGTAAAACAGTTACCCTACTGGCATGAACCTCACGAAACTGTACTGTGCTTCGAACAGCTATCCCACAACAGTAACCTTCAGCAGTGAAAATCGCTGTTACCTTGGTAATGATGTGCTTTAGCATTTTAGTACTGTATGTTCTGCGAGGTACCTGGGTGCATTTGTAACTTGTATAGTGGATAGTTGTGAATTACAGTATGTATATTAGATTACTCTCTAAAACACACTGTTGTACAGAGGGCTCTTGGGAACAAAGCAGGCTATGCTCATTCTTGTAGAAGAGCGCTAAGAGATGATCCAAGAGTGTGGTTGCCACGTGGTTCCCACTGCTGATTTAATTAAATTAGTGATTTGGTTCATCAAATCTTACCCCTGCTTTATGCTTATGTATTTTGTCAGTTGACTGATCATGATGTTTTAACTGTAGCTTTATGTTCTTGAATGAATGTGTATACACCTGTCTTGCATGTGGAACTATACTGTGCTGGCCCTGACTGTTCTCTTATATTTGTCGTGCAGCCTGCAGGCTAAGGAGGATGAAGCTTCAGATGAAACAGAAGCCAGTGATGAGAAGC
The nucleotide sequence above comes from Dermacentor andersoni chromosome 10, qqDerAnde1_hic_scaffold, whole genome shotgun sequence. Encoded proteins:
- the LOC126544985 gene encoding ribokinase-like translates to MNEPKPSSKHGDVKRDNAKQEKYAEVKQTDVKTIEAVFLGACVVDLISYADRFPAPGETLIGNDFVMGHGGKGANSCVMAARMGLTCSMIAKVGSDKIGKDYLQYLRDIKVNTDHVRPADTRANNATANIIVTKKGHNCIVYVPGAAALLLPQDVQDAEQVIKNAKILVALFECSRQTMMEALKIARKYNVTTFVNAAPYDPTMTDDIYKLTDILCLNETEASKLTGLKVNTKAECQVAADALLAKGCHTVIMTVGELGAYFCTSANRLLTHIPAEKVDVEDTTGAGDAFNGAFAYHYVRHRDVPLADIIKKACDIASITVQSPGTQLSYPQRADIPESLL